In the genome of Flavobacterium panacagri, one region contains:
- the radA gene encoding DNA repair protein RadA, giving the protein MSKVKTSFFCQNCGTQYSKWQGQCNACKEWNTIAEEIIQKQEKVAWKSEPTSTNKAPRPLKIDEIDSAQEIRMDTTDGELNRVLGGGIVPGSLTLLGGEPGIGKSTLLLQISLKLPYKTLYVSGEESQKQIKMRAERITPNSDNCYILTETKTQNIFKQIEAIQPEIVIIDSIQTLHTDYIESTAGSISQIRETTAELIKFAKETNIPVILIGHITKDGNIAGPKILEHMVDTVLQFEGDRNHIYRILRSLKNRFGSTSELGIYEMLGSGLREVSNPSEILISHKDEELSGTAIATTLEGMRPLMIEIQSLVSTAVYGTPQRSTTGYNAKRLNMILAVLEKRAGFRLGAKDVFLNVTGGISVDDPAIDLAVVAAILSSNEDIPVGKGFCFAGEVGLSGEIRPVNRVDQRIQEAEKLGFDTIFVSKYNKIALKNTGIKIELVAKIEDVASILFG; this is encoded by the coding sequence ATGTCAAAAGTTAAAACTTCCTTTTTTTGCCAAAATTGTGGCACTCAATACTCCAAATGGCAGGGACAGTGCAATGCATGCAAGGAATGGAATACAATTGCTGAAGAAATTATTCAGAAGCAGGAAAAAGTGGCTTGGAAAAGCGAACCCACTTCAACAAACAAAGCGCCAAGGCCTTTAAAAATTGACGAAATTGATTCGGCTCAGGAAATTCGAATGGATACAACTGACGGCGAATTGAATCGTGTTTTAGGAGGCGGAATCGTTCCGGGATCTTTGACACTTTTAGGCGGAGAACCTGGAATTGGAAAAAGTACACTTTTACTTCAAATCTCATTAAAATTACCTTATAAAACTTTATATGTTTCTGGAGAAGAAAGTCAGAAACAAATCAAAATGCGTGCGGAAAGAATAACGCCAAACAGCGACAACTGTTACATTCTAACCGAAACCAAAACACAGAATATCTTCAAACAGATTGAAGCGATTCAGCCAGAAATCGTAATCATCGATTCGATCCAAACTTTACATACCGATTATATCGAATCGACCGCTGGAAGTATTTCTCAAATCAGAGAAACAACAGCCGAGTTAATAAAATTCGCTAAAGAAACTAACATTCCGGTTATTTTAATTGGACATATTACCAAAGACGGAAACATCGCCGGGCCAAAAATTCTAGAACATATGGTAGACACTGTTCTTCAGTTTGAAGGCGATCGGAACCATATTTATAGAATTTTACGTTCGTTGAAAAACCGTTTTGGTTCTACATCAGAACTTGGAATTTATGAAATGCTTGGAAGCGGTTTGCGTGAAGTAAGCAATCCGTCTGAAATATTGATTTCACACAAAGACGAAGAATTATCAGGAACAGCAATTGCTACAACTCTTGAAGGCATGCGTCCGTTGATGATCGAAATACAATCTTTGGTAAGCACAGCTGTCTACGGAACACCTCAACGAAGCACAACAGGTTACAACGCCAAAAGACTAAACATGATTTTGGCCGTTTTAGAAAAAAGAGCAGGATTCCGTTTAGGTGCAAAAGATGTTTTCCTGAATGTAACGGGAGGAATTTCTGTTGATGATCCTGCAATTGACTTAGCCGTTGTGGCCGCGATTTTATCATCAAATGAAGATATTCCGGTTGGTAAAGGTTTCTGTTTTGCAGGTGAAGTTGGTCTTTCTGGCGAAATTCGTCCAGTTAACCGAGTAGATCAGCGTATTCAGGAAGCCGAAAAATTAGGTTTTGATACTATCTTTGTTTCCAAATACAATAAAATTGCTTTAAAAAATACAGGAATCAAAATCGAATTGGTCGCTAAAATTGAAGATGTTGCCAGCATTCTTTTTGGGTAA